From Argopecten irradians isolate NY chromosome 3, Ai_NY, whole genome shotgun sequence:
tatctccccttttgtcactttttttctttctttttcgtTTCATCATGATTGTTGTTATGGGATCATATCAGCATGTGTGATGGTAAGGAAATCCGACATATGTCATGTTAATGTTGGTtacaataaaatactttttgtaGAGAATCAATATTGTTTATagctataaatatttaaaattcaaaaatttttACTCCAAATTATGTGAATTTTTAATAAGAAAATTctgattaaaatttaaatgattaaattgGGAGATAATTTACAGTACATGCAACCTttttaattctataaaatcTCCTTCAGTTTTGCTCATTTAACATTCATTATAACAACCACACTCATTACCTATTTGTTTACAGGTGtgaatattttatgaatttaacAATTTATCATCTACAGCTACTCATATTTGTGTCAATAGAGCAAAGACAACTAGGATAGTAGTAAGGATTTtaatactgtttttatatccaccatGTGTAATTTAGCCATGCTTAAAACACAAATAGCACAGGGTCATGAATCtattatgtttaaaatatattataacataaaGTGACTCCATCTGTAATATAATACATACCGTTTTGTCTTAATCAACCGATGATAATTtatgatatgatttttttatgatggACTATAAGGATGTATAAAATTGGTTGATTGTTCCCAACTACAGAATTAATCTTAACATCATTTTGAAAGGATAAATTCCACATTTGGCCATATTCACAAATCACTGAGCTAGCAGAAATATGGCATGAGACTTTTGCACCAATGCATGCATGATTGCACATAATATTTGTGGATATTTTTTATGTCATATGACCGTTGTGTTTACCTCTCTCTAAAGTTGTTTacatttgggtttttttttattgacttttAAATGTACTCGCATCATTAAGACTTTATAAGTTATCAGCAAGCATTTCATTTGCATGCCACTTTCATATTTTGACACACCATTGCATGTATCAGGTAAATATGCTTTATGTAAAGTGAGATCACCTATATATTTAAGTTGGTTATTTTGACAGatatgatatttttgataattcatGATTACCAACCTTATTTTCATAGAAATTGTAAGGTGAATATTCATGTAATTGCACATGccttataaatacatattacaaaccaggtaatataatatattattccaattaattatatattgttatactgGCTAGTAggcatataaaaatattaaaataaacttttaaaaaatatatccaaaaaatgaaagaaatgatgaaaaagtattttttgaatggtttttatcataatatacttactgtataattatgttattatcAACAATTCCAACAATATGCAACCCAATGGTTTgagaaacattaaaaaaatatatgataatcTTTTAAAGATACAAGaatcatgatacatgtatattttgacTTACAAAGTTGACTGATTGTAGGATAACATTTCTGATCATCATAAACATATTCTATAATTTAAGACATCTTGATTACAGATGCATGCAGAGAGGATACACATTGAATATGTTAACTAAACAACTGATtcacttttattattttaggtGAGCTTTTCATGGACACAACACATAATGATACCTATAAGAAAATTGAAGGCGTTCACAGAGCCGACGCTTTCTTCCAAAAGCCGAAAATTGATTTAGCGAAAAAGTTAGGTCGCTTCCAGAACCAGACTCAGTCAATGCGTGACTTTCCCGGCTACACTAATGGGATGCCTTCCCGCATGAGACCAGCATGTCCACCACCCTCCACCATAGATCTGAGGTTTGATAACAAGTGAGTGCAATCATAATTACTTGAAATTTGTACAATTAGTAAAAACTTATTCTGTTTCCAATTTTTAAATTCTTTACTGTGAAATGGAACGTAGTTGGGGATGGGACATGTATTAATTAATAACCATATCTATACCATATGTCATACCTTAATTCCTATCGAGTTTCTTCTTATTCCATGATTCTTTTATATGGAGGTGGGAGTCAAGTGTTAATTCCTACgaatgtagatacatgtatcatcCAGGCATATATGCCTAAGtatgtacatacaaatatattgtacataaattTGGATAGCATTCATGTATATGCCTTTGCATTTGTGTATAAAACTATGTTTATAAACAATTTGCTAAATAGATTCAATAGACATAGTTTATTGAAAATTTGAGATCTTTTGAATTTctgataactatatatattgcACTAGTTAATATGTTTCCATCCAGGTGTCGGTAAAGACTATTAATActaataaaaacactttgtttCCTAGGAGGGCATTTGACACAGAACAGCGGGCCATCTACAAGGGCCATGATGTTGTCCAGAACCCAATGGtaaaaccatgtaaatttgcaTCGGATGAATATGTCCCACCAACTGTGAAATTTACTACAGAAACTTCACACAAGGTATAAATACATACACATAATATAGAAAACAAGTGTCTGAGTACATATGGGTCAGATTATTAACTGGATGTTTGAGTACACAGGGGTCAGATTATACTGGATGTCTGAGTACACAAGAGTCAGGTTATATACTTTATGTGAGTATACAGGCTCAGATTACACTGGGTGTTTGAAAACACAGGGGTCAGATTATACATGGTGTCTGAGTGCATAGGGGTCAGATTATACTGGATGTTTGAGAACACAGGGATTAGGTTATACTGGATGTCTGAGAACACAGGGGTCAGATTATACAGGGTGTCTGAGTACACAGGGTCAGATTATACAGGGTGTCTGAGAACACAGGGATCAGGTTATACTGGATGTTTGATAACACAGGGGTCAGATTATACAGGGTGTTTGAGTACACAGGGTCAGATTATACAGGGTGTCTGAGAACACAGGGATCAGGTTATACTGGATGTCTGAGAACACAGGGGTCAGATTATACAGGTTGTTGGATTATACTCCATATAGGCAAATTGAATATGAAGTTTCGATTTCCATTGGGTACATTGTAAAAATTAAGAGAGGTATGCAGATCGATATATGGTAACATTTTGTAGTCATGTTGCATGATACAATTAAAAATGGCTTTTGGTAACTGTttatatcaaaggaaaattaaatatttctatatacaCTGTACCTAAAAAAAAGCAAACACAAAATTGCAGAAAAGAAAGACAATTGATTTGCATGGTTAATGATTGCGTTCAGTAAATGCTtataacattgatttttttgttttttgtaaattaCAGAAAGATTTTGTTCCAATCGACATCTCAAACAATTATGTCAGGCATGCGTCTGCCCCCAGTACAAACTATGTCACAAGCAGTCACAAGTTTGAAGACCAGACCACTAACAAGGAGTTCATGAAAAATTGGGGACCACAAAGGCGTGTCCGATACGGAGACTTCCATGAGAACCGGAATGTTCAACCTGTCGCCAAATTTGGCGGCGTCAGTGTTACCAAGGATTCCTTTGTTCCTAAGGGCTTTGTGGAAACCAAGGACTTCCGTCCGGAACATAAGGCAATTAATCAGGAAGGAGAGATTGACTTTGATACTGTTTATAGAGGCACTTTCCAGAAGCCAGTCGTTAAACCGTGCCGTGCCCAGATTTTTCTGGCTAAGCAGGAAATACTGAAACAACAGCGGGCCAAGGCAATAGCCTCCCATTAAGGATACAAACATTGTAATTGATGGCCACATTAATTACCACCAAATTAAGTCTTTTGCCTGAGGATCAGAAAATAttctgatctaccagagttatttcccttcgaTTAATTCCATCAGACTGTACTGATGGAGTGAAGcaaagggaactaactctggTCTCAATATAGACTAAACTTGTATGCAAAGCACTATTATGTACCAGCTAGGATGCTGGTATGACAAAACCTAGCCATAGGTGAAGTCCTGTAGGTGGTAATTATACTTTGCTCCTTGATATGGACAGTTGACAATAACCATGCATTCATGCAGATTTCTATTTTAACTCAAGGTgactatatatcattttaagacatttcttatcaaacaaattaataagGCAAAGACATTTCTGCAGAGATATGACTATTAATTGAACGGTTTGTTGAATATTGTTGATGAGATTCGAAAACTTCCCAAGGATTTTCTATACCAAAGTATTTGATTGCATGTTATAACCAAACATAATGAGTAAGTATAGCATGTTGAAagattaatatacaaatactgTTGAATTGCAGGTTTTAAGTTTGAGAATGTGCTACAAAAATTCTTGTTTTAACCTGGCATATGAATACCTCTAAATATCATCTAAATATGTATAGTGTTTGCTTTATTCGACTACATATGCCCTTTGTCATAGTATTCCATTCAAATAGGTCAAGCTGccaaacaaaaatgttattgaagctagcttTGTCGTAGTTACATGTGCTTTATGCTATTCCAGAAAGATGTTTACATGTAAAACTATGGTGATTTGTTATTGAATGTTAGAAATAGTCCTGTACATAGTTAATTTGCCAGTTAAGTTTAAAACAAACAGTAAGCTACTAGGTGAAGTTTAAGtcagtattttatatattttgtgcAATTTACACTTTATAGTTTTAAAAGCTAGAAAAATCTAATCTACTAATTGTTGCTCAAATTAATTCTAATTCatgtgaaatatatatgtttgataGAATAATGGAAATGGCATTATGTCCGGTATTTTGGTAGATTATGGGGTATGGAATGTTTAACTTTGTTTTCTATGCCGTTAATTGTATTGGTTTTGTAACTCAACAGACATGTActgatcatatacatatgtataaggttagggcattttttttttttcgtacaTTATGTATGTTCTTTCCTTTCCCTTTTCCCAAAAAAGTTGTTCTAGTACAAAAATACTGCTTAAAGTGCACAAGCCATGCTCTTGATGAAATTAAGGTGgtaaagaaaattttaatatcTATAGTTGTTTGCTTTGTAATATGGTTTTATATTCAGTTGTGAGAATAACttcataaatataatttaaagacATATAGCAAGTAAACAAGGGGGTATAACTCTCCATTATTCTTCCAAACAACTTCATATAGCATTCTCTATAGTGATTTGTGAGTCTTCAGTGTAAATTCGAAGATATTTGAGTTTACTGGTACATGTGATATATACGGCCAACACGTAGAttatctatttatcacataattggCCTTTTAATTATAACCagtgaattttgtaaaaaaaatcattatataattaagattgcatttttttcatatcacaTTTTTTGAAGTCATTGTTAAATATTGTTACTGATAAAAATAAATCGAGGGAAAATGTTAAGTTGTTATTTTAAAACCAAACTTGTTGAATTTTACAAGGTTGTGATTACCAGTATTTTGTTTATccttcaattttatttattttattttttcttttcaaattagTGTCAAGCATTAGATTTAGCCAGTGCTCTAtgtataagtttttttttactcttTTCAAATCAAAATCCCCACATCAAAAGCTGGTAGGACTATTGTACCACATACAAATAATGCTATCTTGTTTACAATTTGTAGGACTATTTTTATTTGTGGTTTCTTTAGTACTCAGTTAAGTTTAAGTTGTTAGTATCAGTATGGTGAACTTCTCctccaaaatttaaaaaaaaaaatatgttcaattaCCTTGATTTCAATAACTGAAGGGAATGTATTATATGGCATGATTTTTCattcttgttttaattatatatatatgttgtataatattacatatacacTGTGTCTTTCATTATCCATGTTTTGAAATACATAATTTCtcttattttgttttctgtatgtACATAAACTTAATATATTAATCACTGACCACAGTGGTCACTTAGAAGGTTACAAAGCATGTGTTTGGCTTAATTACCGAAAGGAAATAATTTGAATgcacttttaaatatatgagTGCGCTGATCATTCAATGAAATGATTCcttcattcatttttgtattatttgtgTATTGCTATCAATTCACCATATAAatgaaacatgttttatatctgttttacatataaaatgtgtattataaatGATATAGAACTGAGCACATATgttgaaggggagataattcaaaaTGATATGCTACCAGATTGCacatttatattcatatataccACTATTAAAACAAATGTACAGTGCAGAAAGTCACAAGATTActattattacattattatgaaatatttttattatgaagtcactatatatattgtgGCCAAACCTAATTAAAGCACAAAGTACTATTGTAGTACATCATATTTTATCTGtgaatttcatatatattttgtgtcatatttttttcttcttccagttatatttttttctattatctTTTACTCCAGCTAAATAAATGTGGTTAAATAAGACCCTGCTAGAAAAGTTGTGATGCATTTATATGTCTA
This genomic window contains:
- the LOC138317445 gene encoding stabilizer of axonemal microtubules 1-like; translation: MDVQQILAEHFPDDASVTDLCDCGHCKRRHTRNPIQGRIKRVQFPETDYQSTFKAAKQPRPRSSKRPPASPGGVNEVLNKPMSMVFNTNQRDDFKDPKVKERTPAIVPEHNYESLDVPMEGKTSYSAEFIQKPLPKEFRGMEPSSNYVTSSARFDDNTTNKDHFKKWVRQPTIQFGELPSFTGSILFPNTKTKQRNQNKSETKEEFKGAFQRRPDAVRLDEANIKLEGELFMDTTHNDTYKKIEGVHRADAFFQKPKIDLAKKLGRFQNQTQSMRDFPGYTNGMPSRMRPACPPPSTIDLRFDNKRAFDTEQRAIYKGHDVVQNPMVKPCKFASDEYVPPTVKFTTETSHKKDFVPIDISNNYVRHASAPSTNYVTSSHKFEDQTTNKEFMKNWGPQRRVRYGDFHENRNVQPVAKFGGVSVTKDSFVPKGFVETKDFRPEHKAINQEGEIDFDTVYRGTFQKPVVKPCRAQIFLAKQEILKQQRAKAIASH